The following coding sequences are from one Lipingzhangella halophila window:
- a CDS encoding FAD-dependent oxidoreductase translates to MLPTTTEVLIVGAGPIGLSTAVALTQQGRDVTVIDNQAAGANTSRAAVVHAHTLEILDPYGVSAPMVARGVHTSRFTIRDRDRILIPVEFSELPTKYPYTLMISQADTEAILLDRLKELGGTVLRPYTLTTLEQDGDGVTATVEGGERVRASYVVGADGMHSTVREQTGIGFEGGTYAESFTLADVRLSGGVPQNEVILYFSPAGLVVVAPLPDGRHRIVATVDEAPQHPDAAFAQGLLDARGPEAAPAVVDEVVWGSRFRVHHRIADTFRSGRVLLAGDAAHVHSPAGGQGMNLGIEDAVSMSQTLGRVLDGGSPDLLDTWAASRRPVAQEVVALASRLTRIATLGRARRPLRNTVLGLLGRVPGVRNRLAWRLAGLTRRWTENADGGR, encoded by the coding sequence ATGCTCCCCACCACCACAGAGGTGCTGATCGTTGGCGCGGGCCCGATCGGGCTCAGCACCGCGGTCGCACTCACCCAGCAAGGCCGCGACGTCACCGTCATCGACAACCAGGCGGCGGGCGCCAACACCTCCCGGGCGGCCGTGGTGCACGCGCACACCCTCGAGATACTCGATCCCTACGGCGTCTCCGCGCCAATGGTCGCGCGCGGTGTCCACACGTCGCGGTTCACCATCCGCGACCGCGACCGGATACTGATCCCCGTCGAGTTCTCCGAGCTGCCGACCAAGTACCCCTACACACTGATGATCTCCCAGGCCGACACCGAGGCGATCCTGCTGGACCGGCTCAAGGAGCTCGGCGGTACGGTGCTGCGTCCCTACACGCTCACCACGCTCGAACAAGACGGAGACGGCGTCACCGCCACGGTCGAGGGCGGTGAACGCGTCCGCGCCAGCTACGTGGTCGGGGCCGACGGCATGCACAGCACCGTGCGGGAGCAAACGGGGATCGGCTTCGAGGGTGGCACCTACGCCGAGTCCTTCACCCTTGCCGACGTGCGTCTCTCCGGCGGTGTCCCGCAGAACGAGGTCATCCTGTACTTCTCCCCCGCCGGACTCGTCGTCGTCGCCCCGTTGCCCGACGGCCGGCACCGCATCGTGGCCACGGTCGACGAGGCGCCCCAACACCCCGATGCCGCGTTCGCCCAGGGTCTGCTGGACGCACGAGGCCCCGAGGCCGCCCCGGCGGTCGTCGACGAGGTGGTCTGGGGCTCGCGTTTCCGGGTGCACCATCGCATCGCCGACACGTTCCGCTCGGGACGCGTCCTGCTGGCCGGGGACGCCGCGCACGTCCACTCCCCGGCCGGCGGCCAGGGCATGAACCTCGGCATCGAGGACGCCGTCTCGATGTCCCAGACACTCGGCCGGGTCCTGGACGGCGGTTCGCCCGACCTCCTCGACACCTGGGCCGCCTCCCGCAGGCCGGTCGCCCAGGAGGTCGTCGCGCTCGCCAGCCGGCTCACCCGGATCGCCACCCTCGGCCGCGCGCGCCGTCCGTTGCGCAACACCGTCCTCGGGCTGCTCGGCAGGGTCCCCGGAGTCCGGAACCGCCTGGCCTGGCGCCTCGCCGGCCTCACCCGCCGCTGGACCGAGAACGCGGACGGAGGTCGGTAG
- a CDS encoding glutaredoxin domain-containing protein: protein MSEEPADSVIFYWRPGCPFCFALRRNLRKERVPFHQVNIWSDESAAARVRVATGGDETVPTVVVGSQTMVNPSVAAVLDAARTHAPHLLEQREREGPAAAPARGLRGWLARLRAGR, encoded by the coding sequence GTGAGCGAGGAACCGGCCGACAGCGTGATCTTCTACTGGCGCCCGGGCTGCCCGTTCTGCTTCGCGTTGCGCAGGAACCTCCGAAAAGAGCGGGTGCCGTTTCACCAGGTCAACATCTGGAGCGACGAATCCGCCGCGGCCCGGGTCCGCGTCGCCACCGGTGGCGACGAGACCGTTCCGACCGTGGTCGTGGGCTCGCAGACGATGGTGAACCCGAGCGTCGCCGCGGTTCTCGACGCCGCGCGCACCCACGCTCCGCACCTCCTGGAACAGCGTGAACGGGAGGGGCCGGCCGCCGCGCCCGCCCGCGGCCTCCGCGGCTGGCTCGCCCGGCTGCGCGCCGGCCGGTGA
- the wrbA gene encoding NAD(P)H:quinone oxidoreductase → MNRTVNVSVIYYSSTGNVHALAEGAVEGAEKAGAEVRLRRAAELVPDDVIAGQPAWAAHAEATRNIPEASHDDLTWADVVLFGTPTRYGAMASQLKQFIDTTSGIWSQGLLADKVYSAFTSTYNNHGGQESTLLSLYNVVYHWGGVIVPPGYTDPIQFELGNPYGTSHIGSAGAPSEVHLNIIRYQATRATATARALKQGRG, encoded by the coding sequence ATGAATCGCACGGTCAATGTCTCGGTCATCTACTACAGCTCCACGGGCAACGTGCACGCGCTGGCCGAGGGGGCCGTTGAGGGGGCGGAGAAGGCCGGCGCCGAGGTGCGGCTGCGCCGCGCCGCGGAACTGGTACCGGACGACGTGATCGCGGGCCAGCCCGCATGGGCGGCGCACGCCGAGGCCACCCGGAACATCCCCGAGGCCAGCCACGACGATCTGACCTGGGCTGATGTGGTGCTCTTCGGCACGCCGACGCGTTACGGCGCCATGGCCAGCCAGCTCAAGCAGTTCATCGACACCACCAGCGGGATCTGGTCGCAGGGCCTGCTCGCCGACAAGGTCTACTCCGCGTTCACCTCGACGTACAACAACCACGGTGGCCAGGAGAGCACCCTGCTCTCGCTGTACAACGTCGTCTACCACTGGGGCGGCGTCATCGTGCCTCCCGGCTACACCGACCCCATCCAGTTCGAGCTGGGCAACCCGTACGGCACCTCGCATATCGGCAGCGCCGGGGCCCCCTCCGAAGTGCACCTGAACATCATTCGCTACCAGGCCACCCGCGCCACCGCCACCGCTCGGGCGCTCAAGCAGGGTCGCGGCTGA
- a CDS encoding class I SAM-dependent methyltransferase: protein MIVDFRPHTRLVGETPIDLTSSVAPVVQALTEDAADLDRLRLVCDWVQYRENFRDVVELRPILSRRHATARDPVPAPGTARENHDDQVEIAVDLRRSSGLPLREVTAGRLREDAGHLVFLEDWCPGRESCVWEFNALYWSALRSWEAASGRGYEQALPGGESDARNRDAAADLIRELFTVWDGLAASGGLPEELYVVELGVGNGNQARVFLDVFREIDRERGRDYYRRLRYLMCDYSRNVLDTARENVADHAARVSVFAMEATRPSASLGFLRDKAFLVYLSNVYDNLPTDEIAHIGGRTYRVETRAYLPTAEAADLAESVAASPEELPGLVRELLRLGPSLLSEAAPAHFADTWAAVEFWRRTWSLVRLKERYVPLGGLGRYPLAPSVSGDALRPLLEPGADVRMHVSNDALASFTDTLGLLHPFGTLVCHDLFVTDVQEYRTSFRGPGKYDGSVVNWVNGPLLAQVGHRKGFDVGFAPFRHRSGTNIVTMTARARD, encoded by the coding sequence ATGATCGTTGACTTTCGGCCGCACACCCGCCTGGTGGGCGAGACCCCGATCGACCTCACGAGCTCGGTGGCACCCGTAGTGCAGGCGCTCACCGAGGACGCCGCCGACCTGGACCGGCTGCGGCTGGTCTGCGACTGGGTCCAGTACCGCGAGAACTTCCGCGACGTGGTGGAGCTCCGGCCCATCCTGTCCCGCCGGCACGCCACCGCCCGCGATCCGGTACCCGCCCCCGGCACCGCCCGTGAGAACCACGACGACCAGGTGGAGATCGCCGTGGACCTCCGGCGCAGCTCGGGCCTGCCGCTGCGCGAGGTCACCGCCGGCCGGCTGCGGGAGGACGCCGGGCACCTCGTGTTCCTGGAGGACTGGTGCCCCGGGCGGGAGAGCTGCGTCTGGGAGTTCAACGCGCTGTACTGGTCCGCTCTGCGGAGCTGGGAGGCGGCCTCCGGCCGCGGGTACGAGCAGGCGCTACCCGGTGGGGAGAGCGACGCCCGGAACCGCGACGCGGCCGCGGATCTCATTCGCGAGCTGTTCACGGTGTGGGACGGGCTGGCCGCCTCCGGCGGTTTGCCCGAGGAGCTGTACGTGGTGGAGCTCGGGGTGGGCAACGGCAACCAGGCCCGGGTGTTCCTCGACGTCTTCCGCGAGATCGACCGGGAGCGAGGCCGCGACTACTACCGGCGGCTGCGCTACCTCATGTGCGACTACTCGCGGAACGTGCTCGACACAGCCAGGGAAAACGTCGCCGACCACGCCGCACGGGTAAGCGTGTTCGCGATGGAGGCCACCCGGCCCAGCGCCTCGCTGGGCTTCCTGCGGGACAAGGCGTTCCTGGTCTACCTCTCCAACGTCTACGACAACCTGCCCACCGACGAGATCGCGCACATCGGCGGCCGTACCTACCGGGTGGAGACCCGCGCCTACCTCCCGACGGCGGAGGCCGCGGACCTCGCCGAGTCGGTGGCGGCGAGCCCGGAGGAGCTGCCCGGCCTGGTGCGCGAGCTGCTGCGGCTCGGCCCGTCCCTCCTGTCGGAAGCCGCGCCGGCGCATTTCGCCGATACCTGGGCCGCGGTGGAGTTCTGGCGGCGGACCTGGTCCCTGGTGCGGCTCAAAGAGCGCTACGTTCCGCTCGGCGGACTCGGCCGCTACCCGCTCGCGCCCTCGGTCAGCGGCGACGCGCTGCGGCCCCTGCTGGAGCCGGGGGCGGATGTCCGGATGCACGTGAGCAACGATGCGCTGGCCAGCTTCACCGACACCCTCGGCCTACTGCACCCCTTCGGCACGCTGGTCTGCCACGACCTGTTCGTGACCGACGTGCAGGAGTACCGGACGAGCTTCCGGGGGCCGGGCAAGTACGACGGATCGGTGGTGAACTGGGTGAACGGGCCGCTGCTCGCGCAGGTCGGCCACCGCAAGGGCTTCGACGTGGGTTTCGCTCCGTTCCGCCACCGCAGCGGCACCAACATCGTCACGATGACCGCACGGGCGCGGGACTGA
- a CDS encoding dihydrolipoyl dehydrogenase family protein: MPSDEVDVVVVGMGPGGEAAGSRLAEAGLSVLGVEGRLVGGECPYYACIPTKMMVRGADALAEARRVPRLAGTTEVRPDWTPVADRIRDEATTDWDDQIAVQRFEDSGGRFVRGFGRITGPGEVAVAVSASPPHDEGYHVYRARRGIVLNPGTEPAIPPIEGLAGTPFWTNRTAVKARTVPRSLIVLGGGPVGLEFAQVFARFGADTALVEAAPRLLQHSEPAASECIGEVFKNEGIAVHTGTTARRVRYQDGQFSLELSSGATLSAEHLLVATGRRSDLAALGVGTVGLDETARSIDVDERMRATDGVWAIGDVTGKGAFTHTSVYQAAIAAADILGEDGGTADYRAEPAVTFTDPEVAECGLTEARARERGLAVQTGSAAVPSSARGWIHKAGNDGLITLVADTDRGILVGATVVAPSGGEVLGALAVAIHAEVPLARLRGMMFAYPTFHRAIGDALGALPDQ, translated from the coding sequence ATGCCGTCCGACGAAGTCGATGTCGTGGTGGTCGGGATGGGACCCGGGGGCGAGGCAGCCGGGTCCCGCCTCGCCGAGGCCGGATTGAGCGTGCTGGGTGTCGAGGGACGCCTGGTCGGGGGCGAGTGCCCCTACTACGCGTGCATCCCGACCAAGATGATGGTCCGCGGCGCCGACGCGCTCGCCGAGGCCCGGCGGGTCCCGCGGCTCGCGGGGACGACCGAGGTGCGCCCCGACTGGACGCCGGTCGCGGACCGGATCCGCGACGAGGCCACCACCGACTGGGACGACCAGATCGCGGTCCAGCGGTTCGAGGACTCCGGTGGGCGCTTCGTCCGGGGGTTCGGCCGCATCACCGGCCCCGGCGAGGTGGCCGTCGCTGTGTCCGCGTCGCCGCCGCACGATGAGGGCTACCACGTCTACCGGGCGCGCCGCGGGATCGTGCTCAACCCCGGCACCGAGCCCGCCATCCCCCCGATCGAAGGGCTGGCGGGGACCCCCTTCTGGACCAACCGGACCGCCGTCAAGGCGCGTACGGTCCCTCGCTCGCTGATCGTGCTCGGCGGAGGGCCGGTCGGGCTTGAGTTCGCCCAGGTGTTCGCGCGTTTCGGCGCCGACACCGCACTGGTGGAGGCAGCGCCGCGGCTGCTGCAGCACAGTGAGCCCGCCGCCTCCGAGTGCATCGGCGAGGTGTTCAAGAACGAGGGAATCGCCGTGCACACCGGCACTACCGCCCGCCGCGTCCGGTACCAGGACGGCCAGTTCTCCCTGGAGCTCAGCTCGGGCGCGACGCTGTCGGCGGAGCACCTGCTCGTGGCCACGGGGCGGCGCAGCGACCTCGCCGCGCTCGGGGTGGGCACCGTCGGGCTCGACGAAACCGCCCGCAGTATCGACGTGGACGAGCGTATGCGCGCCACTGACGGGGTGTGGGCCATCGGCGACGTCACCGGGAAGGGCGCGTTCACCCACACCTCGGTGTACCAGGCGGCCATCGCCGCGGCCGACATCCTTGGTGAGGACGGCGGCACCGCCGACTACCGCGCCGAGCCGGCGGTGACCTTCACCGACCCCGAGGTCGCCGAGTGCGGCCTCACCGAGGCCCGGGCACGGGAACGGGGGTTGGCGGTCCAGACGGGGAGCGCCGCGGTCCCGTCGTCGGCGCGCGGCTGGATCCACAAGGCCGGCAATGACGGGTTGATCACGCTTGTGGCCGACACCGACCGCGGCATCCTCGTCGGCGCGACGGTTGTCGCCCCATCGGGAGGCGAGGTGCTCGGAGCCCTCGCGGTGGCCATCCACGCCGAGGTGCCGCTGGCCCGGCTGCGCGGCATGATGTTCGCCTACCCGACCTTCCACCGGGCCATCGGGGACGCCCTGGGCGCCCTGCCCGACCAGTGA
- a CDS encoding MFS transporter, which produces MTDTSTTESVPRAGQREWLGLAVLALPTLLLSVDMSVLYLAVPHLAADLAPSSSQLLWIMDIYAFMIAGFLITMGTLGDRIGRRRLLLIGAAAFGVASVLAAFSTGAGMLIAARTALGLAGATLMPSTLALISTMFAHPKQRAVAIAVWMSCFTGGAAVGPVVGGLLLQWFWWGSVFLLGVPVMALLLVAAPLLLPEYRNPNAGRLDLFSVALSLATILPIVYGLKELAKGDPAAAPFVAIVLGAAAGAGFVRRQLRLTDPLLDLRLFRNRAFSTALGVMMVSTLAMGGMFMLISQYLQLVNGLSPLEAGLWLVPPSVAMITVTLLAPAIAQRIGRGTVIGSGMVIAAAGFGLLTQASPDGGPVVAVVGQTIVAAGLGPGAALLAGVIVGSAPKEKAGSAAAVSETSGELGMALGVALLGSITTAVYRGAISLPGGIPADAETAARDTLAGASAAAEGLPASMAAQLLEPAREAFTQGMGAAAGLGAGAAAVFGVLAIVLLRQSGASDDPRPDDTAEPAEQPAG; this is translated from the coding sequence ATGACCGACACGTCCACGACCGAATCCGTTCCCCGTGCCGGACAGCGGGAGTGGCTGGGGCTGGCGGTCCTTGCGCTGCCCACCCTGCTGCTTTCGGTGGACATGAGCGTGCTCTACCTGGCGGTGCCGCACCTGGCCGCCGATCTCGCGCCGAGCAGCAGCCAACTGCTGTGGATCATGGACATCTACGCGTTCATGATCGCCGGGTTCCTGATCACCATGGGGACCCTCGGCGACCGGATCGGCCGCCGGCGGCTGCTGCTGATCGGCGCGGCGGCGTTCGGGGTAGCGTCGGTCCTCGCCGCCTTCTCCACCGGCGCCGGAATGCTGATCGCGGCGCGTACCGCGCTGGGACTCGCCGGCGCGACCCTGATGCCCTCCACGCTGGCACTGATCAGCACCATGTTCGCCCACCCCAAGCAGCGAGCGGTGGCGATCGCGGTGTGGATGAGCTGCTTCACGGGCGGCGCTGCGGTCGGCCCGGTCGTCGGCGGGCTGCTGCTGCAGTGGTTCTGGTGGGGGTCGGTGTTCCTACTCGGCGTGCCGGTAATGGCGCTGCTGCTCGTGGCCGCGCCGCTGCTGCTTCCGGAGTACCGCAACCCGAACGCGGGGCGTCTCGACCTGTTCAGTGTGGCGCTGTCGCTGGCAACGATCCTGCCGATCGTGTACGGCCTCAAGGAGCTGGCCAAGGGCGACCCGGCCGCCGCGCCGTTCGTGGCGATCGTGCTCGGTGCCGCTGCCGGCGCGGGTTTCGTGCGCCGGCAGCTCAGGCTGACCGATCCCCTTCTGGACCTGCGCCTGTTCCGCAACCGCGCCTTCAGCACGGCGCTGGGGGTCATGATGGTCTCGACCCTGGCCATGGGCGGCATGTTCATGCTCATCTCGCAGTACCTGCAACTCGTCAACGGGCTGTCTCCACTGGAGGCCGGGCTGTGGCTGGTTCCCCCATCGGTCGCGATGATCACCGTCACACTGCTCGCTCCCGCGATCGCGCAGCGCATCGGGCGCGGAACCGTGATCGGGAGCGGCATGGTGATCGCGGCCGCCGGATTCGGGCTGCTGACACAGGCGAGCCCGGACGGCGGGCCGGTGGTCGCGGTGGTCGGGCAGACCATCGTCGCGGCGGGTCTGGGCCCCGGCGCGGCGCTGCTCGCCGGCGTCATCGTCGGGTCAGCCCCCAAGGAGAAGGCCGGCTCGGCCGCGGCGGTGTCGGAGACCAGCGGGGAACTCGGCATGGCGCTGGGGGTGGCGCTGCTGGGCAGCATCACCACCGCGGTCTACCGCGGTGCCATCTCCCTGCCCGGCGGCATCCCCGCCGACGCGGAAACCGCAGCTCGCGACACCCTGGCCGGGGCGTCCGCCGCTGCCGAAGGACTTCCGGCCAGCATGGCCGCCCAGCTTCTCGAACCGGCACGCGAGGCCTTCACCCAGGGCATGGGGGCGGCCGCCGGCCTGGGTGCGGGCGCCGCAGCGGTGTTCGGCGTACTCGCGATCGTGCTCCTGCGGCAGAGCGGAGCCAGCGACGACCCGCGGCCCGACGACACGGCCGAGCCGGCCGAGCAGCCGGCCGGGTAG
- a CDS encoding methylenetetrahydrofolate reductase: MSLPDGGAAGLRGTLAAGHFAVTAEVEPPRDCDPEAIGRSAALLRDWVDAVNITDNQGSRVRMSSLAASLLALRAGLEPVMQLSCRDRNRLALQSDLLGAGALGVPNVLMLTGDHPRFGDHPEGKPVFDLDGVQLVWAARTLRDDGALMSGGKIATPPAWSIGTVENPFAPPAGFRARRLAKKVAAGADFAQTQFVFDIEAFERWMAGLRELGVTEHCAVIAGVGPIRSLRALEFMRSGVPGVVIPGHVERRLRAVPADRVADTGIDLCVETIQRLTAIPGVAGVHVMAFGQERRVPEILQRAGVGPATRTKAASTTPEGGNHHDR; this comes from the coding sequence GTGAGCCTTCCAGACGGCGGTGCGGCCGGGCTGCGGGGGACCCTGGCCGCGGGGCACTTCGCGGTCACCGCGGAGGTCGAGCCGCCGCGCGATTGCGACCCCGAGGCCATAGGGCGCAGCGCCGCACTGCTGCGGGACTGGGTCGACGCGGTCAACATCACCGACAACCAGGGTTCTCGGGTCCGCATGTCGAGCCTGGCCGCGAGCCTGCTGGCGCTGCGCGCCGGCCTCGAACCGGTGATGCAGCTCAGCTGCCGCGACCGCAACCGCCTCGCCCTGCAGTCCGACCTGCTGGGGGCCGGGGCGCTGGGCGTTCCCAACGTGCTGATGCTGACCGGTGACCACCCGCGGTTCGGCGACCACCCCGAGGGCAAACCGGTGTTCGACCTCGACGGAGTGCAGCTCGTCTGGGCGGCGCGCACCCTGCGGGACGACGGCGCTCTCATGTCCGGCGGGAAGATCGCCACCCCGCCCGCGTGGTCCATCGGCACAGTGGAGAACCCGTTCGCGCCTCCCGCCGGCTTCCGGGCCCGGCGGCTCGCCAAGAAGGTCGCCGCGGGGGCGGATTTCGCCCAGACCCAGTTCGTGTTCGACATCGAGGCGTTCGAGCGGTGGATGGCCGGTCTGCGCGAGCTCGGGGTCACAGAACACTGCGCCGTCATCGCCGGCGTCGGCCCGATCCGCTCGCTGCGCGCGCTGGAGTTCATGCGCAGTGGCGTACCGGGGGTCGTCATCCCCGGCCACGTCGAGCGGCGGCTGCGCGCGGTGCCCGCTGACCGCGTGGCCGACACGGGCATCGACCTGTGTGTCGAGACGATCCAGCGCCTCACCGCGATCCCCGGTGTCGCGGGCGTGCACGTAATGGCATTCGGCCAGGAGCGCCGGGTGCCCGAGATCCTCCAGCGGGCCGGCGTGGGACCCGCGACCCGCACCAAGGCCGCCAGCACCACCCCCGAGGGAGGCAACCACCATGATCGTTGA
- a CDS encoding methylenetetrahydrofolate reductase C-terminal domain-containing protein gives MTSTAQPGSPWPRPSRPRLPARAAYALHTLLAANAVYRRLASYLERRPTLYRWFTAGERAGKEALFGCRMCGQCALPATAYTCPMTCPKQLRNGPCGGVSPAGRCEVYPEMSCVWVTAFDRAERTGHSGDLDLLQRPLDNREWGRSSWVNYWQGRDENLWTGATGDNPHPSLSPVSGPAQW, from the coding sequence GTGACCAGCACAGCTCAGCCGGGCAGCCCGTGGCCCAGGCCGTCGCGCCCGCGGCTCCCCGCCCGCGCGGCCTACGCGCTGCACACCCTCCTCGCGGCGAACGCGGTCTACCGCCGCCTCGCCAGCTACCTCGAACGCCGCCCGACGCTGTACCGCTGGTTCACCGCGGGCGAGCGGGCCGGCAAGGAAGCGCTGTTCGGCTGCCGCATGTGCGGCCAATGCGCGCTGCCGGCCACCGCCTACACATGCCCGATGACCTGCCCGAAACAGCTTCGCAACGGGCCGTGCGGCGGCGTGTCGCCAGCGGGGCGATGCGAGGTGTACCCCGAAATGTCCTGCGTGTGGGTGACCGCGTTCGACCGCGCCGAGCGAACCGGCCACAGCGGCGACCTCGACCTGCTGCAGCGCCCGCTCGACAACCGGGAGTGGGGCCGCAGCTCATGGGTGAACTACTGGCAGGGGCGCGACGAAAACCTGTGGACGGGGGCCACCGGCGACAACCCGCACCCCTCGCTGAGCCCCGTGTCTGGGCCGGCGCAGTGGTGA
- a CDS encoding PucR family transcriptional regulator — MSTAPEPATDAAGYPPRTPGRELPRKGDPADEALFLRRIVAMCGQLSAMASQDTNLAMVVRFLSEGVEAQVALLDRTLEVLAYAGIDDPATVLGKLREHAGGSGPHTVLAAAARNRRPLTVPVLTDDEASVIVAPVSVGEDVAGYLLAVGGREHGSTEDMRLLVTEHAAMVCGVMLGRDVVVAAAAGRARQELFEGLLHARDREDGEVDRWARHLGYDPTRAYYVLAVALARADSGAGIAGVEPLVSRLAPSAIVASRPGEVVAIVPADDRNGDGLAEIRTLAKSCVDAIGRRIGAAAVGVGSPCRTAADIARSYAEASRALAATLRMGDSGGVTAFAELGIHRLLLRVPDVADLRAFADEVIGSLTREQQATGVEYLDTLSVYFNEGSSPRRTAERLHVHPNTVSYRIRRVEEITGLSFNVHRDRLMAEVAVEILTGLGSR; from the coding sequence ATGAGCACGGCTCCCGAGCCAGCGACGGACGCGGCCGGGTACCCCCCGCGCACGCCCGGCCGAGAGCTCCCCCGGAAAGGCGACCCCGCCGACGAGGCCCTGTTCCTGCGGCGGATCGTCGCCATGTGCGGCCAGCTTTCCGCGATGGCATCCCAGGACACCAACCTCGCGATGGTCGTGCGGTTCCTCTCCGAGGGCGTGGAGGCGCAGGTCGCCCTGCTCGACCGCACACTTGAGGTGCTTGCCTACGCCGGAATCGACGATCCGGCCACCGTCCTCGGCAAGCTGCGGGAGCACGCCGGCGGCTCCGGGCCGCACACCGTGCTCGCCGCGGCGGCCCGCAACCGCCGGCCACTCACGGTCCCGGTGCTGACCGACGACGAGGCGTCGGTGATCGTCGCCCCGGTCTCGGTGGGGGAGGACGTCGCCGGCTACCTGCTCGCGGTGGGCGGCCGCGAGCACGGCTCTACCGAGGACATGCGGCTACTCGTCACCGAGCACGCCGCCATGGTCTGCGGGGTGATGCTCGGCCGGGACGTGGTCGTGGCCGCGGCGGCCGGGCGGGCCCGGCAGGAGCTCTTCGAAGGCCTGCTGCACGCCCGCGATCGCGAGGACGGCGAGGTCGACCGGTGGGCGCGGCACCTCGGCTACGACCCGACCCGCGCGTACTACGTGCTGGCCGTCGCCCTGGCCCGCGCTGACTCGGGGGCCGGGATCGCCGGCGTCGAGCCGCTCGTCTCCCGTCTCGCTCCGAGCGCCATCGTGGCCAGCCGGCCGGGGGAGGTCGTGGCCATAGTGCCAGCGGACGACCGGAACGGCGACGGCCTGGCCGAGATCCGTACGCTGGCCAAGTCGTGCGTCGACGCGATCGGGCGCCGCATCGGCGCGGCCGCGGTCGGGGTGGGCAGCCCGTGCCGCACCGCGGCCGACATCGCCCGCTCCTACGCCGAGGCCAGCCGCGCCCTCGCCGCCACGTTGCGGATGGGCGACTCGGGCGGTGTCACCGCTTTCGCCGAACTCGGCATCCACCGGCTCCTGCTGCGCGTTCCCGACGTCGCCGACCTGCGCGCGTTCGCCGACGAGGTGATCGGCAGCCTGACCAGGGAGCAGCAGGCCACCGGTGTCGAGTACCTGGACACGCTGTCGGTCTACTTCAATGAGGGCAGCAGCCCGCGCCGCACAGCCGAGCGGTTACACGTGCACCCCAACACGGTGAGCTACCGGATCCGACGCGTCGAGGAGATCACCGGGCTCTCCTTCAACGTGCACCGTGATCGGCTGATGGCCGAGGTCGCCGTGGAGATCCTCACCGGACTCGGGAGTCGTTGA